One genomic window of Cannabis sativa cultivar Pink pepper isolate KNU-18-1 chromosome 2, ASM2916894v1, whole genome shotgun sequence includes the following:
- the LOC115721391 gene encoding LOW QUALITY PROTEIN: increased DNA methylation 2 (The sequence of the model RefSeq protein was modified relative to this genomic sequence to represent the inferred CDS: inserted 1 base in 1 codon) gives MANSSQAVNPNTVTKLGSTNVQTKIADDDDQRFLLFFVIGTYFGPDLKGGFPKKSILQRIAEGLPPYTSDQLAGSSHMEIVEVERIYRYVLRKADQSAVVKLPLLLQFFDGIVPKNGNDXNCPQFPDLFPPLLHRHSLNQYRNKIIENIVFVNNPDIYYIDREDVERFRRLTGLHDVLLDEDAARLHTIDGVISHSAAVPVDEINGGLSRSKSSQRNRKTRCVDKLLKMDGSLKHDMASPAMIFLPSLPTASELSKIVAATKNGFALTGSAAAGPVGPTVGLVDIGECEDSYIFRISLPGVKRDESDFSCEVSSEGEVLIRGATTTGEKTVHRYSQMFEMQTQNLCPPGRFSISFKLPGPVDPQQFSGKFGIDGILEGIVLKENLQMK, from the exons ATGGCCAATTCATCTCAAGCTGTAAATCCTAACACTGTGACAAAGTTAGGCTCAACCAATGTTCAAACTAAGATTGCAGATGATGATGATCAGCGGTTTCTTTTGTTCTTTGTGATTGGTACTTACTTTGGACCTGATCTTAAAGGGGGTTTCCCTAAAAAGTCCATCTTGCAGAGAATTGCTGAGGGGCTTCCACCTTATACTTCTGATCAGCTAGCTGGGTCATCACATATGGAAATAGTAGAGGTAGAGCGTATTTACCGTTATGTTCTTAGGAAGGCTGACCAATCTGCTGTTGTAAAATTACCTTTGTTGCTCCAATTCTTTGATGGTATTGTCCCTAAAAATGGAAACG CCAACTGCCCTCAGTTTCCCGATCTCTTTCCTCCTTTACTTCATCGCCATTCACTGAACCAATACCGAAACAAGATTATAGAAAACATAGTATTTGTTAACAACCCAGACATATATTACATTGACAGAGAGGATGTTGAAAGATTCAGGAGGTTAACCGGACTGCATGATGTTCTTTTGGATGAAGATGCTGCAAGGTTGCATACTATTGATGGTGTCATTTCACATAGTGCAGCAGTTCCAGTGGATGAGATTAATGGAGGCCTTTCTCGTTCCAAATCCTCACAAAGGAATAGGAAAACTAGATGTGTAGACAAGCTTCTTAAGATGGATGGTTCCCTTAAACATGACATGGCTAGTCCAGCGATGATATTTCTTCCTTCGCTTCCAACTGCATCAGAATTGTCTAAAATAGTAGCTGCTACTAAGAATGGATTTGCATTGACTGGGAGTGCAGCAGCGGGACCTGTTGGGCCAACTGTAGGACTCGTGGACATTGGGGAATGTGAGGACTCTTACATCTTTCGCATTTCCCTTCCAGGAGTGAAGAGAGATGAAA GTGATTTTAGTTGTGAAGTTTCAAGTGAGGGCGAGGTATTAATACGCGGGGCTACTACAACGGGTGAGAAGACAGTACACAGGTACTCCCAAATGTTCGAAATGCAAACGCAGAATTTATGCCCTCCAGGACGGTTCTCTATCTCTTTTAAACTCCCCGGTCCAGTTGATCCTCAACAATTTTCTGGTAAATTTGGCATTGATGGGATTCTCGAAGGCATTGTACTGAAAGAAAATCTGCAGATGAAATGA